The genomic segment AGAGATGCCGGCACTCAGACCACGGCGTAGTTGAGCAGCGGCTTGATCGTGCCCCACTCCTTGCAACTGGGGCATTGCCAATGGTGGCTGCGCGCGCCGAAGCCGCACTGCTTGCAGCGGTAGCTGGGATTGCGCACCAGCAGCTGTTCGGTGATCAGGCGCAGCTCCTGCAGCGTGCCGACATGGTCGACGCCATCAGCCAGCGTCAGATCGATCAGCGCCGCTTCGCCGCGCACCGAGGGGCGATCCTTGAGCTGGCGCGCGAGATAAGTGCGCGCCGCGTGCACGCCTTCTTCCTGCTCGACCAGCCGCGTCAGCGCCAGCACTGGCGCGACGCCCTTGTAGTGCTCGGTCATCTGCGACAGGAAATTACGCGCGCCCGGCACGTCACCGACACGCTCGTACGCCGCCAGCAACGGCGGCAGGACTTCGGGCAGGAAGTCTGCATCGTGGCGCGCCGCACGCTCGAACGCGCGGATCGCGGCGGGGTCGTTGCCGGCATCGATTTCGATGCGGCCTTCGAGAATGCCGGCGCGCACCGAGCCCGAGTCCGCCGCGTATGCGCGTTGAACCGCGTTGCGCGCCGCATCGGTGTCGCCAGCGGAACGCAGGCGATCGGCGAGCTCGCATTCGAACTGCGCGATCAGCTTGCCCATCGGCTCGCCCGTCGCGGTCTCGTAACGCGTGGCGTTTTCGATCGCCTTCGGCCAGTCGCGCTCGGACTGGTAGATACCGATCAGATGGCGCAGCGCCTGCGGCGCGCGCTGATCGATCCGCGCCAGATCGGTGAACACCGTCTCCGCGCGATCGAGCAGACCGGACTTCATGTAGTCCTCGCCCAGCGCGAGCAATGCCTGGACCTTCTGCTGGTCGTTGAGATCGGGCCGCTGCACCAGCCCCTGATGCAGGCGGATCGCGCGATCGACTTCGCCGCGCCGCCGGAACAGATGCCCGAGCGCAACCTGGGTTTCGAAGGTGTCCTTGTCGAGTTCCGCGATATGCAGGAACAGTTCGATTGCCTTGTCCGGCTGCTCGTTGAGCAGATAGTTGAGGCCGCGGAAATACGTCGTCGACAGACGGCTGACCTGGGTATCGCTGTGGCGCTCGCCGCCGCGGCGGCCGATCACCCAGCCACTGAGGGCCGCGATCGGCAGCAACAGGAAGAACCAGAACCACTCGGTCACAAACGCCATGGATCACGCTCCATCGATGGATCGGCCGCGAACGCGCGACCCGGGCCGGCGATGGACATCAAAGCGCAATGCGCGCCCCCGCCGACGGTGCGTCGACGATCCTACCCGCTTGCCGATCCTGCACGCCAACCATGCGGCGATCCGCAGGTGCGTGGAAAAGAAAATGGGACCGCCGTGTGGCGGTCAGTCTTCGGCCGGCATCGGCTGTACGTCGCTGACGCGATCGCGCAGTTCCTTGCCCGGCTTGAAATGCGGCACATGCTTGCCCGGAAGCGCGACGGCATCGCCGGTCTTCGGGTTGCGTCCGGTGCGCGGCGGACGGAAATGCAGCGAGAAGCTGCCGAAACCACGGACCTCGATCCGATCGCCGGCCGCCAGTGCGCCGCCCATCATTTCGAGCATGGCCTTGACCGCAAGGTCGACGTCCTCGCCCTTGAGATGCGCCTGACGCTGGGTCAGCAGTTCGATGAGTTCCGACTTCGTCATGTCTCGTTCTTGCAGATGCGACAGCGCCGACCCGGGGGTTGCCCGGGTCGGCGCCGAATAGGCTTACTCGCCCTTGTTGCCCAGCTGCTCGCGCAGCAGCGCGCCCAGCTTGGTGGTGCCGCTCGACGCTTCCGAAGCCTGCTTGTTGTACTCGGCCAGGGTCTCGGCGGTTTCCGCCTCGTCCTTCGCCTTGATCGACAGCTGCAGGACGCGGGTCTTGCGATCGACGCCGAAGTACTTGGCCTCGATTTCCTGACCGACCTTCAGGTGCTGGCTGGCATCGTCGATGCGCTGGTCGCTGATGTCGCGCGCCTGCACATACCCTTCCACGCCTTCACCCAGATCAACGACGGCGCCCTTGGCATCGACTTCCTTGACGGTGCCGGTGACCTTCGAACCGCGCGGCGTGGTCGCCATGAACTGACCCATCGGGTCCTGCTCGAGCTGCTTGACGCCCAGCGAGATGCGCTCGCGCTCCGGATCGACCGCCAGCACGACGGCTTCGACGGTGTCGCCCTTCTTGAACGCGCGTGCCACGTCTTCGCCGGTGGAGTTCCACGCGATGTCGGACAGGTGGATCAAGCCGTCGATACCGCCGTCCAGGCCGATGAAGATGCCGAAGTCGGTGATCGACTTGATCTGGCCGTCGACCTTGTCGCCCTTCTTGTGGATGGCCGCGAAGGTCTCCCACGGATTCGAGGTGACCTGCTTGATGCCGAGCGAGATGCGGCGACGCTCTTCGTCGACGTCGAGCACCATGACCTCGAGTTCGTCACCGACCTGCACCACCTTGGACGGGTTGACGTTCTTGTTGGTCCAGTCCATCTCGGACACGTGCACCAGACCTTCGACGCCCGGCTCGATCTCGACGAATGCGCCGTAATCGGTGACGTTGGAGACCTTGCCGAACACGCGGGTGTTGGACGGGTAACGGCGGGCGATGTTGTCCCACGGATCCTCGCCCAGCTGCTTCAGGCCGAGGCTGACGCGGTTGCGCTCGCGGTCGTACTTCAGCACGCGGACGTCGAGCTCTGCGCCCACTTCCACGACTTCAGACGGATGGCGCACGCGCTTCCAGGCCATGTCGGTGATGTGCAGCAGGCCGTCGATGCCGCCGAGGTCCACGAACGCGCCGTAATCGGTCAGGTTCTTGACGACGCCCTTGAGCACCGCGCCCTCGACCAGCTTCTCCATCAGCTGCTCGCGCTCTTCCGAGTGCTCGCTCTCGACAACCGCGCGGCGCGAGACGACGACGTTGTTGCGCTTGCGGTCCAGCTTGATCAGCTTGAACTCGAGTTCCTTGCCCTCGAGGTAGACCGGGTCACGGACCGGACGCACGTCGACCAGCGAGCCCGGCAGGAATGCGCGGACGTCCTTGATGTCGACGGTGAAGCCGCCCTTGACCTTGCCGCTGATGCGGCCGGTGATGGTTTCGTTCTTCTCGAGCGCTTCCTCGAGCTCGTCCCACACCATGGCGCGCTTGGCCTTCTCGCGCGACAGCACGGTCTCGCCGAAGCCGTTCTCGAGCGAGTCCAGCGCCACCTTGACGGTGTCGCCTTCCGCGACGTCGATCTCGCCTGCGTCGTTACGGAACTGTTCGATCGGCACGATGCCTTCCGACTTCAGGCCGGCGTTGATCACGACAACGTCGGTGCGGACCTGCACGACGATGCCGGTGACGATGGAGCCCGGCTTGAGCTTGGCCAGATTGGTCTGGCTAGCTTCGAACAGTTCTGCGAATGATTCGGTCATTGGTAGATACCTGGTTGACTCAGACTGCGTGGCGGCGCCTTGTCAGCGCGGAGTGCCGGCAGTCCACCCGTTGGTCGGCCATCGCGGGATTGCAGGGCCGTGAGTGTTGAGGTGAATGGACCGGCGACCGGAACG from the Luteimonas fraxinea genome contains:
- the lapB gene encoding lipopolysaccharide assembly protein LapB — translated: MAFVTEWFWFFLLLPIAALSGWVIGRRGGERHSDTQVSRLSTTYFRGLNYLLNEQPDKAIELFLHIAELDKDTFETQVALGHLFRRRGEVDRAIRLHQGLVQRPDLNDQQKVQALLALGEDYMKSGLLDRAETVFTDLARIDQRAPQALRHLIGIYQSERDWPKAIENATRYETATGEPMGKLIAQFECELADRLRSAGDTDAARNAVQRAYAADSGSVRAGILEGRIEIDAGNDPAAIRAFERAARHDADFLPEVLPPLLAAYERVGDVPGARNFLSQMTEHYKGVAPVLALTRLVEQEEGVHAARTYLARQLKDRPSVRGEAALIDLTLADGVDHVGTLQELRLITEQLLVRNPSYRCKQCGFGARSHHWQCPSCKEWGTIKPLLNYAVV
- the rpsA gene encoding 30S ribosomal protein S1; protein product: MTESFAELFEASQTNLAKLKPGSIVTGIVVQVRTDVVVINAGLKSEGIVPIEQFRNDAGEIDVAEGDTVKVALDSLENGFGETVLSREKAKRAMVWDELEEALEKNETITGRISGKVKGGFTVDIKDVRAFLPGSLVDVRPVRDPVYLEGKELEFKLIKLDRKRNNVVVSRRAVVESEHSEEREQLMEKLVEGAVLKGVVKNLTDYGAFVDLGGIDGLLHITDMAWKRVRHPSEVVEVGAELDVRVLKYDRERNRVSLGLKQLGEDPWDNIARRYPSNTRVFGKVSNVTDYGAFVEIEPGVEGLVHVSEMDWTNKNVNPSKVVQVGDELEVMVLDVDEERRRISLGIKQVTSNPWETFAAIHKKGDKVDGQIKSITDFGIFIGLDGGIDGLIHLSDIAWNSTGEDVARAFKKGDTVEAVVLAVDPERERISLGVKQLEQDPMGQFMATTPRGSKVTGTVKEVDAKGAVVDLGEGVEGYVQARDISDQRIDDASQHLKVGQEIEAKYFGVDRKTRVLQLSIKAKDEAETAETLAEYNKQASEASSGTTKLGALLREQLGNKGE
- a CDS encoding integration host factor subunit beta gives rise to the protein MTKSELIELLTQRQAHLKGEDVDLAVKAMLEMMGGALAAGDRIEVRGFGSFSLHFRPPRTGRNPKTGDAVALPGKHVPHFKPGKELRDRVSDVQPMPAED